GCGCAATTGAGCGGTGGCGGAAAAAGAGTGGCGGAAAGTTTGGGTGGGCGCCTTATTTACCCAGACACCCAAGATGCCAACGAGCGCAAGGTACTGAATGTGGTGGAGGAAATGGCCATCGCTTCGGGAAATCCGGTGCCGAACGTCTATCTGATTGATGAGTCTGGCATTAATGCATTTGCGGCGGGTATGGCGAGAAACGACGCAGTGATTGGGGTAACGCGTGGTTGTATTGAATTATTAAACCGCGACGAACTGCAGGGTGTTATCGCCCATGAATTCAGCCACATACACAACGGTGATATGCGTCTTAATTTGCGTTTGGTGGCTCTGCTTCACGGGATTTTGGTGATTGGGCTTATCGGTTATTTTCTGCTGCGCGGGTCTACCGGCTACCACGTGCGCTATAGTTCGTCGAACCGTTCCAAAGGGGATGGTGCCCGAATCGGTTTGGGCGTTGCGCTCGTGGCTATTGGTTATGGCGGCGTGTTTTTCGGTAACATTATAAAAGCAGCGGTAAGTCGACAACGTGAATTTCTCGCGGATTCTTCGGCGGTACAGTTCACACGAAACCCGCTGGGAATTGGCAACGCCCTAAAAAAAATTGGTGGCTTTGCCGTGGGAAGTGAAATTCATAACAAACATGCCGCAGAATACAGTCACATGTATTTCGGTCAGGGAATTCGCACTGCATTCGGTGGCTTAATGGCAACACACCCGCCTATTCATTTACGTATTAAGCGTATTTTTCCCAACTGGAACGGCAGTTACATCAACCCTGAAGAAACCACAGAAAAATCAGCGGTCGCCAGCGAAGCAGCGCAAGCGATGGTGTCGCAATTTAGCGCGACTCAGTCCACTCAAACGGCTAAGGATTTTACACAAACCACATTAAACAGCGTTGGTGCGCCTCAGCCAGAAAACCTTGTACAGGCGCAAACTATTATTGCGCAAATACCGCAAACTTTGCGGGATGCTGCGCATCAACCGTTCAGTGCACGCGCGTTGATTTATGCATTGCTTCTCGACACGGATGCCGCCGTTTGCGAATTGCAATTAAGTCATCTGGAGGACAAAGCACACCCAGCAACCTTTAAAGTGATGCGGCAATTGTATCCGCAGGTGTTTGAACTGCCCCGTGAATTGCATCTGCCACTCATTGAACTGAGTATTCCGTCGTTAAAGTTATTGTCTGCAACGCAATACCCGGTATTCAAACAAAACCTCGCAGCATTAATCCGGGCAGATAAGAAGGTAAATATTTTTGAATGGTGTGTTTACCGCATTATTGTACACAACTGCGAACAGCGCGAAATTAAAGGGACGCGTACATTGAGTTCACTGGCGGATGAAGTGAGTGTATTGTTTAGCCTGGTGGTAAATGCGGGAAAAAGTCAGTCTCCAGGCGGCGCGTTCCAAAAAGGGATTGAAACGCTGAGTTTGCGAAAAGTTTCTTTCAAATTGAGTGAGGAATTTTCGTTTAAAACAATAGATAACGCACTGTTAGCTTTAAGTGAGTTAAAACTATTGGAAAAACCAAAATTACTGAAAGCGTTAGCGGCGCTGATTACCGCTGACGGTGTGATTACCAGTACTGAAGCGGAACTCTTCAGGGCCGTGGCAGATACTCTGGACTGCCCTGTACCACCGCTTCAGGTGGCATAAGCTGAAAATGCTCCGCTGACCAAGCCTGCGATAACGGCTAAGTTAACGTACACTCCAAGTGGTATTCAACCAACGTGAGACGCTGAATTAACCGGTGCTTCCACCAAGCGCCTGGACTCCACAAAGGTTTGCTGAATAATCAATGCGTCTGAGCTGGCACGATGGCGCAGCACGCCCAGGTTGCGTTGTACGCGAATTTTAGTGTCGTCCCACACGCTGAGCTGCTCTTCAGTGGCTATCGACTCAATCGGGCTGAGTTTAAAAGTCGGTGCCATTGCCGCTGCGTGGTAGAGCCGAATCAGCCAGCCGTTGTCGTGCGTCCAGGCATCACTGTATACCGTGGAGCCTTTCAGCAATTCGTTGAGGTCATGGCACACATCGGCAACGTCTTTGCCAAACTGCACCAGGCTGGTTCGCGATATCTGATGGATACGGGATGCTTCATTACTCCAATGCACCCAATCTCGCTGGGGTCGGATGAGTGTGCAGTAACGCTGACCAGATGTCGCTACCACACCAACTTCGATGGGGTAACTCTCACCACCGAATCCCGAGGCTTCGAAATCCAGTATCGTTGGAAAATTAAATTGATTATTGCTATTTATCATTGTTATTTAGCCTGTTCAATAATCCTCTCATCAATAAAAAACGGCGCATAATGCGCCGTTTTCCACAGTATAGAACACTTCGGCGCGTGTGTTTAATCGATATATACTGGCCCGATTCCCATGCCCCACATCAGTACAGTGGCAATCATCGCGGTAACCATTAACACCAAGCCTACCGTTACCACAGAAGACGCGTACATAAATGCACGCTCTCGGTTGATGTTCATAATAATGGGCAAGCCTTCGAAAATAAGGTACACCGCGTAGGCCCCTGCGGCCGCCATGGCGAGTGCATTCAACCAAATCGAAGGAACAACAAGAAAGATGCCGGACAGGAACAAGGGCGTGGTCACGCACACTGCGAGCGCCGTACCCGCGTGATGGCGGCGCTCTTCGGTTTCCTGCACACCGTAAGTGCGCGACATCCAGTTAATAAATTCACCGAGTACAAACACGCCGGCCAGAAGTGCAACATAAGTTAAAGCACACAACGACAGCGCGGAATTCACTGAGAGTTTAATCGGGTCTGCATCGCCAACACTCCAACCCACTTGAGTTACGCCGTAGAATGACGCCAATGCAGGTATCAAAGCCAAAAAGGGCACGTGACTGAGAAAAACTTGTTTGAACGAACTCTTGTCGTCTCTAACGCTAACCCATTCAGCGGAAGGATTTGTCATGATTCCAATGGTGTGTTGTAACAAAGCCATTCAAGCTCCTCCTGATTATAATTTTTAAAACCCATAAAGGTTATACGACGGGCGATATAACCAAAGACACAATTAATTGTATGGGATCGCGCGTCGGAGGGAAGCAGGAAAAATCCAGCGATTAAGAATTATTCGCTATATAAAAATGACCGTTTTTTGACACAGGTCATAAGAATTTAAGATTGGGTAGATATGCGCAAATGTGTTACTTGACTACCCGTAGGCTAGGCCGCTTCTGATCGCCAGAGCCATTGTCGTCGGGGGATGTGGGTTCCGGCTCCGGAGGGTTCTCTGCCTCGAACATCATGCCCTGGCCGTTCTCGCGTGCGTAAATACCGAGTACCGCGTGGCAGGGAACGTAAATATCTGTAGGAATGCCACCAAAACGCGCATTGAAAGCGATGGCTTTATTGCCCAATTCCAGACTGGCCACAGCGCGTGGTGCGATGTTCAATACAATCTGCCCCTCTTTGTTCACATATTTCTGAGGCACTTCCACACCACCGGCAAGCGCGTTAACCACGATGTGCGGCGTGAAATCGTTATCCACGATCCACTCATAGAGCGCGCGAATTAAATAGGGGCGGCTGGAAGTCATCGCCATTGGCGTAGGTCTCTCGTTTTGTGCGTCGTATAAGGAGGTGGATCAACCCAGTTCGGGACGCATTTCGCGCTCGGCTTCGGTGAGGCTTTCCTGAAACGACTCACGGCTGAACATTCGCTCCATGTACTCTAACAGCGGAGCGACTTGTCGTGTTTTGGGCAATTGTACACCGTAGTGTTCCAGTCGCCACAAAATGGGCGCAAGGCAACAATCTACCAGCGTGAACTCCTCACTCATAAAGTAGGGCATTTCGCCAAAAATGGGCGCAATCGATACCAAGCTGTCTTTCAGCTCTTTCGACGCGTTGGCAATTGCCTCTTTGCTGGCAGACGATTTTAGGACATCTACCAGGGGGCACCAGTCGTTTTCAATACGGTATATAAACTGGCGGCTCTCGGCCCGCGCCACCGGATACACCGGCAGCAAAGGCGGGTGAGGGAAACGCTCATCGAGATATTCCATCATTACCCGCGTTTCATACAGGGTCAGCTCCCTATCAACCAGGGTTGGTAGGGAGTTGTAGGGATTGATCTCGCTAAGCTCGGCAGGGATATCTGTGGGCTCCACTTCAACCACATCCACCGTTACCCCCTTTTCAGCCAGCACAATCCGTACCCGATGACTGTAATGATCATGACTGTCTGAAAAGTAGGTCATCGATGAGCGTTTGGTTACCACTCCCATTGTTTATCCCCGAATATATAAAGCCAATAATACTTTGATTTAACTAACCTAGATGATCAGTGTACATCTTTCCAATATTCACGGTTAAGTAACCAGGTGAATATCAACAATACGCCGAGGAATAGGAATACATAGATACCGATACGAGGACGCTTTTCAGCCACAGGCTCTGACAGATAGGTCATGAAATTGACCAGATCAAAAACTGCCTCGTCGAACTCTTCCGAACTCATAGACCCTTTAACGTTGCCAACCTTGAGGCTACCGCAAGGAGCCAGCTCCGCCTCACCAAGCGCGTTACGCACCACGTGACCATGGGCATCGCGATGCTCCCCGGGAGCACACTCCGGCAA
The DNA window shown above is from Alteromonadaceae bacterium 2753L.S.0a.02 and carries:
- a CDS encoding peptidase M48-like protein — protein: MNFFKQQDAARQKTGLLVVLLVLAVISLVAVTILCVAFFVYFLQTHSTSVGAVQAQSLSFTQQLWAIAQSEIGLWVLLGVSSVVLAGTLFKYAQLSGGGKRVAESLGGRLIYPDTQDANERKVLNVVEEMAIASGNPVPNVYLIDESGINAFAAGMARNDAVIGVTRGCIELLNRDELQGVIAHEFSHIHNGDMRLNLRLVALLHGILVIGLIGYFLLRGSTGYHVRYSSSNRSKGDGARIGLGVALVAIGYGGVFFGNIIKAAVSRQREFLADSSAVQFTRNPLGIGNALKKIGGFAVGSEIHNKHAAEYSHMYFGQGIRTAFGGLMATHPPIHLRIKRIFPNWNGSYINPEETTEKSAVASEAAQAMVSQFSATQSTQTAKDFTQTTLNSVGAPQPENLVQAQTIIAQIPQTLRDAAHQPFSARALIYALLLDTDAAVCELQLSHLEDKAHPATFKVMRQLYPQVFELPRELHLPLIELSIPSLKLLSATQYPVFKQNLAALIRADKKVNIFEWCVYRIIVHNCEQREIKGTRTLSSLADEVSVLFSLVVNAGKSQSPGGAFQKGIETLSLRKVSFKLSEEFSFKTIDNALLALSELKLLEKPKLLKALAALITADGVITSTEAELFRAVADTLDCPVPPLQVA
- a CDS encoding stringent starvation protein B; amino-acid sequence: MAMTSSRPYLIRALYEWIVDNDFTPHIVVNALAGGVEVPQKYVNKEGQIVLNIAPRAVASLELGNKAIAFNARFGGIPTDIYVPCHAVLGIYARENGQGMMFEAENPPEPEPTSPDDNGSGDQKRPSLRVVK
- a CDS encoding RNA polymerase-associated protein, with translation MGVVTKRSSMTYFSDSHDHYSHRVRIVLAEKGVTVDVVEVEPTDIPAELSEINPYNSLPTLVDRELTLYETRVMMEYLDERFPHPPLLPVYPVARAESRQFIYRIENDWCPLVDVLKSSASKEAIANASKELKDSLVSIAPIFGEMPYFMSEEFTLVDCCLAPILWRLEHYGVQLPKTRQVAPLLEYMERMFSRESFQESLTEAEREMRPELG